A window of the Artemia franciscana chromosome 3, ASM3288406v1, whole genome shotgun sequence genome harbors these coding sequences:
- the LOC136025205 gene encoding uncharacterized protein LOC136025205: MPKNLTADRESKKRKRAEESQEQQENRLAADRESKNRKRDEELPEQRETRLAAKRESEKRRLAEESQEQQENRLVADRESKKRKRAEESQQQREIRLASQREITKRKRAEQSQEQPGSVRCWMYSVEWQKRGLPHAHILIWLHYKITSNEIDDMISAEISDENVDKGLYDIAVKNMIHGPCGALNENSPCMAKGSCTKQDPRLLVPNTITGNDGYPQYRRRSTEDGGKTAIIKKRNGTTIEVDNQWVVPYSPLLSQTFNAHINVEYCNSVKATSNTYVNTSTKAVTWQFLACSPKSKISTKSYNIRLEDT; this comes from the coding sequence atgccaaaaaacttgactgctgatagagaaagtaagaaaagaaagcgtgccgaggaatcacaagaacagcaagaaaacaggcttgcggctgatagagaaagtaagaacagaaagcgtgacgaggaactaccagagcaacgcgaaaccagacttgctgctaaaagagaaagtgaaaaaagaaggcttgccgaggaatcacaagaacagcaagaaaacaggcttgtggctgatagagaaagtaagaaaagaaagcgtgccgaggaatcacaacaacagcgtgaaattaggcttgcgtctcaaagagaaatcaccaaaagaaagcgtgccgagcaatcacaagagcaacctgggtcagtgcgatgctggatgtactcagtggaatggcaaaaacgaggattgccacacgcacatatactaatctggctacattataaaattacttctaacgaaattgatgatatgatttccgctgaaatatctgatgaaaatgtcgataaggggttatatgatattgctgtaaaaaatatgatacatggaccttgcggtgcactgaacgaaaattcaccatgcatggccaaaggaagttGCACAAAGCAagatcctcgacttttagtacccaacacaattactggcaatgatggttacccacaatatagaagaagatctactgaagatggcggtaaaacagcaataataaagaagcgtaacggtaccaccatcgaagtagataaccagtgggttgttccatattccccattattatcacaaacatttaatgcacacataaacgttgaatactgtaactccgtaaaggcaacctcaaatacatatgtaaatacgtcaacaaaggcagtgacatggcagtttttggcttgcagtccgaaatcaaagatatcgacgaaatcgtacaatatcaggctggaagatacataa